In Primulina huaijiensis isolate GDHJ02 chromosome 6, ASM1229523v2, whole genome shotgun sequence, a single window of DNA contains:
- the LOC140979333 gene encoding binding partner of ACD11 1 isoform X1, whose amino-acid sequence MSRSGYIVEVSSLSPKVTEKDVYDFFAFCGAIEHVEIVRAGERVSTAYVTFRNPHALETAVLLSGATIVDQPVCIARWGNYEDDNNLWNRSSWKIEDDSSVGHSHEYKIVPSAGEAVTLAQDVVKTMVAKGYILGKDAFGKAKAFDESHQVSATAMAKVAELSERIGLTDKLFAGVEAARSVNQRYHVSDTTKTAVSATGRTVVSAANAVVNSSYFSKGALWVSGALNRAAQAAADLGNRGVNK is encoded by the exons ATGAGTCGAAGTGGTTATATTGTAGAAGTATCAAGTCTGTCTCCTAAAGTCACGGAAAAGGATGTCTATGATTTCTTTGCTTTCTGTGGTGCAATCGAGCATGTGGAGATTGTCAG AGCTGGTGAACGTGTAAGTACTGCATATGTAACATTTAGAAATCCTCACGCTCTGGAAACTGCTGTCCTGCTCAGT GGagcaactattgtggatcaacCAGTATGCATAGCCCGATGGGGAAATTACGAAGACGACAATAATCTCTGGAACCGTTCTTCATGGAAAATTGAAGATGATAGCAGTGTGGGT CATTCTCATGAATACAAGATTGTTCCCTCTGCTGGTGAAGCTGTGACTCTGGCTCAGGATGTAGTCAAAACAATGGTAGCTAAAGGATACATACTCGGAAAAGATGCATTTGGCAAGGCGAAAGCCTTCGACGAATCTCACCAAGTATCCGCCACAGCAATGGCCAAAGTTGCTGAATTAAGTGAAAGAATTGGATTGACTGACAAGTTATTTGCTGGGGTTGAAGCAGCGAGATCAGTGAACCAAAGATACCATGTTTCAGATACTACGAAAACAGCCGTTTCTGCTACTGGAAGAACTGTGGTTTCTGCAGCAAATGCTGTGGTCAATAGTAGTTACTTCTCCAAGGGAGCTCTTTGGGTATCAGGTGCTCTGAACAGAGCTGCTCAGGCCGCTGCTGATTTAGGTAATCGCGgtgttaataaataa
- the LOC140979333 gene encoding binding partner of ACD11 1 isoform X2, with translation MSRSGYIVEVSSLSPKVTEKDVYDFFAFCGAIEHVEIVRAGERVSTAYVTFRNPHALETAVLLSGATIVDQPVCIARWGNYEDDNNLWNRSSWKIEDDSSHSHEYKIVPSAGEAVTLAQDVVKTMVAKGYILGKDAFGKAKAFDESHQVSATAMAKVAELSERIGLTDKLFAGVEAARSVNQRYHVSDTTKTAVSATGRTVVSAANAVVNSSYFSKGALWVSGALNRAAQAAADLGNRGVNK, from the exons ATGAGTCGAAGTGGTTATATTGTAGAAGTATCAAGTCTGTCTCCTAAAGTCACGGAAAAGGATGTCTATGATTTCTTTGCTTTCTGTGGTGCAATCGAGCATGTGGAGATTGTCAG AGCTGGTGAACGTGTAAGTACTGCATATGTAACATTTAGAAATCCTCACGCTCTGGAAACTGCTGTCCTGCTCAGT GGagcaactattgtggatcaacCAGTATGCATAGCCCGATGGGGAAATTACGAAGACGACAATAATCTCTGGAACCGTTCTTCATGGAAAATTGAAGATGATAGCAGT CATTCTCATGAATACAAGATTGTTCCCTCTGCTGGTGAAGCTGTGACTCTGGCTCAGGATGTAGTCAAAACAATGGTAGCTAAAGGATACATACTCGGAAAAGATGCATTTGGCAAGGCGAAAGCCTTCGACGAATCTCACCAAGTATCCGCCACAGCAATGGCCAAAGTTGCTGAATTAAGTGAAAGAATTGGATTGACTGACAAGTTATTTGCTGGGGTTGAAGCAGCGAGATCAGTGAACCAAAGATACCATGTTTCAGATACTACGAAAACAGCCGTTTCTGCTACTGGAAGAACTGTGGTTTCTGCAGCAAATGCTGTGGTCAATAGTAGTTACTTCTCCAAGGGAGCTCTTTGGGTATCAGGTGCTCTGAACAGAGCTGCTCAGGCCGCTGCTGATTTAGGTAATCGCGgtgttaataaataa
- the LOC140978970 gene encoding sucrose transport protein SUC3-like → MDAVSIRVPYKNLEQEVELAGFDGGEQRRRSQIHASSLSDGGDLPPDSDQRHPLQKHCSLLTLILSCTVAAGVQFGWALQLSLLTPYIQTLGVEHAFSSFIWLCGPITGLVVQPCVGVWSDKCSSKYGRRRPFILIGALMISIAVIIIGFSADIGYLLGDTKEHCSTFKGTRTRAAVVFIIGFWMLDLANNTVQGPARALLADLSGPDQRNSANAVFCSWMAVGNILGFSSGASGSWHRWFPFLTSRACCEPCGNLKAAFLVAVVFLAVCTLVTLYFAKEVPLIPKQAHRLSDSAPLLDDPLPNGDDFAKSKVDTEMKYNVVEIKSERKQTIINSDGIEQKNQENDDDNFFDSPGAVLVNILTSLRHLPPDMNSVLVVMAFTWLSWFPFFLFDTDWMGREVFHGDPKGDVPEVQAYNQGVREGAFGLLLNSVVLGVSSFFIEPMCQWMGAKLVWASSNFMVFLCMAGTAIISLVSMRQNSGGIQHVIGASGASKVASLIVFALLGLPLAITYSVPFSVTAELTADSGGGQGLAIGVLNLAIVIPQMIISLGAGPWDALFGGGNLPAFVLASISALVAGVIALRKLPTLSSSSYKSAGFHFG, encoded by the exons ATGGACGCGGTGTCGATCCGAGTGCCATACAAGAACCTGGAGCAGGAGGTGGAGCTAGCAGGCTTCGACGGTGGGGAGCAGCGACGCCGTTCACAGATCCACGCCTCATCCTTGTCTGATGGTGGAGATTTGCCGCCGGATTCTGATCAGCGTCATCCCCTGCAGAAGCACTGCAGCTTACTGACGCTGATCCTCAGTTGTACGGTCGCCGCTGGGGTACAATTTGGCTGGGCTCTTCAGCTATCTCTCCTCACTCCTTATATTCAG ACACTTGGTGTAGAACATGCCTTTTCTTCATTTATATGGTTATGTGGACCCATAACAGGCCTTGTG GTACAACCCTGTGTTGGCGTATGGAGCGATAAATGCTCTTCAAAATATGGTAGAAGAAGACCTTTTATTTTGATAGGGGCTCTCATGATCTCAATTGCG GTGATAATAATTGGATTTTCTGCAGACATTGGTTATCTTTTAGGTGATACAAAAGAGCATTGCAG CACATTTAAAGGTACTCGTACAAGAGCTGCTGTGGTCTTCATAATTGGGTTTTGGATGCTGGACCTTGCGAACAACACTGTGCAG GGTCCAGCTCGAGCTCTCTTGGCTGACTTATCAG GTCCTGATCAAAGAAACTCAGCCAATGCTGTTTTTTGCTCTTGGATGGCTGTTGGAAATATTCTTGGATTTTCCTCTGGGGCTAGTGGAAGTTGGCACAG GTGGTTTCCGTTTTTGACAAGTAGAGCTTGTTGTGAACCATGTGGGAATCTCAAAGCAGCTTTTTTAGTTGCAGTG GTCTTCCTTGCGGTTTGTACGCTTGTGACACTTTACTTTGCAAAGGAAGTTCCATTGATCCCAAAACAAGCTCACCGTCTATCAGATTCTGCTCCTCTCTTGGATGATCCTCTGCCAAATGGAGATGACTTTGCAAAGTCAAAAGTTGATAcagaaatgaaatataatgtgGTGGAAATCAAGTCTGAGAGGAAGCAAACAATAATTAACAGTGATGGGATTGAACAAAAAAATCAGgaaaatgatgatgataattTCTTCGACAGCCCTGGAGCAGTACTGGTGAATATACTAACCAGCTTACGTCATTTACCTCCAGATATGAATTCAGTGCTGGTAGTCATGGCATTTACCTGG TTGTCGTGGTTTCCCTTTTTTCTCTTCGACACCGATTGGATGGGGAGAGAAGTTTTTCATGGCGACCCAAAAGGAGACGTACCCGAAGTTCAAGCATATAATCAAGGTGTCAGAGAAGGTGCATTTGGTCTGCTATTGAACTCG GTTGTTTTGGGCGTCAGCTCTTTCTTCATTGAACCAATGTGCCAGTGGATGGGGGCAAAACTTGTTTGGGCTAGTAGCAATTTTATGGTGTTTCTCTGCATGGCAGGTACTGCCATCATCAGCTTGGTATCTATGAGACAGAATTCTGGAGGGATCCAACATGTCATTGGGGCAAGTGGAGCTTCCAAAGTAGCATCTCTAATTGTTTTTGCTCTTCTTGGTCTTCCTCTTGCT ATCACTTATAGCGTACCCTTCTCTGTCACGGCTGAATTGACTGCTGATTCAGGAGGTGGCCAAG GGTTGGCAATTGGGGTTCTAAATCTCGCCATCGTTATACCTCAG atgATTATATCCCTTGGTGCGGGTCCATGGGATGCTTTATTTGGTGGTGGTAACCTTCCTGCATTTGTTTTGGCCTCGATAAGTGCTCTAGTAGCTGGTGTTATCGCACTTCGCAAGTTACCGACTCTTTCAAGCAGTTCTTATAAATCAGCTGGATTCCATTTTGgttga
- the LOC140979885 gene encoding homeobox-leucine zipper protein ATHB-13-like gives MAFFHSNFMLQTPHHHEDDHDQPSTSLAVPILPSCSPQEFHGGVASLLGKRSSLSFATGIDICEEINNHRDQDELSDDGSQLGEKKKRLNMEQVKTLEKNFELGNKLEPERKLQLARALGLQPRQIAIWFQNRRARWKTKQLEKDYEILKRQFDAVKSENDALQVKNQKLHAEILSLKTREPTESINLNKETEGSSSNRSENSSEIKLDISRNPAIDSPILPTSRQFFPSSLRPNGISHLFQNLTSSRPENQGPKMDHHQNVKEESLCNMFCGMDDQTGFWPWLEQQHFN, from the exons ATGGCGTTTTTTCACTCCAATTTTATGCTGCAAACTCCTCATCATCACGAAGATGATCACGATCAGCCCTCCACTTCTCTTGCCGTACCGATTCTTCCTTCTTGCAGTCCCCAAGAGTTTCATG GCGGCGTGGCTTCACTACTAGGGAAGAGATCATCCTTGTCATTTGCCACCGGAATCGACATCTGCGAGGAGATAAACAATCACCGGGATCAGGATGAGCTATCCGACGACGGATCCCAGCTCggggagaagaagaagaggctGAACATGGAGCAAGTGAAGACACTTGAAAAGAACTTCGAACTGGGAAACAAGCTGGAGCCCGAAAGGAAGCTCCAGCTGGCCCGGGCCCTCGGGCTTCAGCCCAGACAGATCGCCATATGGTTTCAGAACAGGAGAGCGAGATGGAAGACGAAGCAACTGGAGAAAGATTATGAGATTTTGAAGAGACAATTTGATGCTGTCAAGTCAGAAAACGATGCACTCCAAGTAAAGAATCAGAAACTCCATGCTGAG ATTCTGTCACTGAAGACGAGGGAGCCAACAGAATCCATCAATCTGAACAAAGAAACAGAAGGTTCCAGCAGCAACAGAAGCGAAAACAGCTCAGAAATCAAGCTGGACATATCGAGAAATCCAGCCATCGATAGCCCAATCTTACCCACAAGCAGGCAATTCTTCCCATCTTCACTCAGGCCTAATGGAATCTCACATCTCTTCCAAAATTTGACGTCCTCGAGGCCCGAAAATCAGGGTCCAAAGATGGATCATCACCAAAATGTCAAGGAGGAAAGCCTTTGCAATATGTTCTGCGGGATGGATGATCAGACAGGCTTTTGGCCATGGCTAGAGCAACAACATTTCAATTAA